The following proteins are encoded in a genomic region of Brachypodium distachyon strain Bd21 chromosome 1, Brachypodium_distachyon_v3.0, whole genome shotgun sequence:
- the LOC100841492 gene encoding uncharacterized protein LOC100841492 isoform X1, translated as MAAGDDDVDATEKSTFRCLDAARWVVAAAVMVVIVAVTAYAFKVVFRPGTLSLSIVGGSVAVERIHGSNSSSSSNASSSSQNLTFTYSLHAMNPSGRIRIYYTNIRAKLKAINSTKDDNSFLFLRLPDVALAPQSAVDTFLKMTTAAKAPFQEEYFRELRNGTSIGKAWIELNGTLVVENFSGHNMTPVTSTLYYCWPIVVLGGDEDDDSGGTAGSVSNAPCTDKPPTTVPPAS; from the coding sequence ATGGCGGCCGGAGACGACGATGTCGACGCCACGGAGAAATCGACGTTCCGGTGCCTGGACGCGGCGCGCTGGGtggttgcggcggcggtgatggtGGTCATCGTGGCCGTCACGGCGTACGCCTTCAAGGTGGTCTTCCGCCCCGGCACGCTCTCCCTCTCGATCGTCGGAGGCTCCGTTGCCGTGGAGCGAATCCacggcagcaacagcagcagcagcagcaacgccagcagcagcagccaaaaCTTGACCTTCACCTACAGCCTCCACGCCATGAACCCGAGCGGCCGCATCCGGATCTACTACACAAACATCCGCGCCAAGCTCAAGGCCATAAACTCCACTAAAGACGACAACTCTTTCCTCTTTCTCCGTTTGCCGGACGTGGCCTTGGCGCCGCAGTCGGCGGTGGACACCTTCCTGAAGATGACGACGGCCGCCAAGGCCCCGTTCCAGGAGGAGTACTTCAGGGAGCTGAGAAACGGCACCAGCATCGGCAAAGCCTGGATCGAGCTCAACGGCACCCTCGTCGTCGAGAACTTCTCCGGCCACAACATGACCCCCGTCACGAGCACCCTATACTACTGCTGGCCCATtgtcgtcctcggcggcgatGAGGACGACGACAGCGGCGGCACTGCGGGTTCTGTAAGCAACGCACCCTGCACGGACAAACCTCCAACGACCGTGCCGCCGGCCAGTTGA
- the LOC100841492 gene encoding uncharacterized protein LOC100841492 isoform X2 yields MAAGDDDVDATEKSTFRCLDAARWVVAAAVMVVIVAVTAYAFKVVFRPGTLSLSIVGGSVAVERIHGSNSSSSSNASSSSQNLTFTYSLHAMNPSGRIRIYYTNIRAKLKAINSTKDDNSFLFLRLPDVALAPQSAVDTFLKMTTAAKAPFQEEYFRELRNGTSIGKAWIELNGTLVVENFSGHNMTPVTSTLYYCWPIVVLGGDEDDDSGGTAGSVTESAEEKRP; encoded by the exons ATGGCGGCCGGAGACGACGATGTCGACGCCACGGAGAAATCGACGTTCCGGTGCCTGGACGCGGCGCGCTGGGtggttgcggcggcggtgatggtGGTCATCGTGGCCGTCACGGCGTACGCCTTCAAGGTGGTCTTCCGCCCCGGCACGCTCTCCCTCTCGATCGTCGGAGGCTCCGTTGCCGTGGAGCGAATCCacggcagcaacagcagcagcagcagcaacgccagcagcagcagccaaaaCTTGACCTTCACCTACAGCCTCCACGCCATGAACCCGAGCGGCCGCATCCGGATCTACTACACAAACATCCGCGCCAAGCTCAAGGCCATAAACTCCACTAAAGACGACAACTCTTTCCTCTTTCTCCGTTTGCCGGACGTGGCCTTGGCGCCGCAGTCGGCGGTGGACACCTTCCTGAAGATGACGACGGCCGCCAAGGCCCCGTTCCAGGAGGAGTACTTCAGGGAGCTGAGAAACGGCACCAGCATCGGCAAAGCCTGGATCGAGCTCAACGGCACCCTCGTCGTCGAGAACTTCTCCGGCCACAACATGACCCCCGTCACGAGCACCCTATACTACTGCTGGCCCATtgtcgtcctcggcggcgatGAGGACGACGACAGCGGCGGCACTGCGGGTTCT GTGACCGAAAGCGCGGAGGAGAAAAGACCTTAG
- the LOC100841797 gene encoding aspartyl protease family protein At5g10770, with translation MAPLVPLVLLLLFSHSSTATSSSVDIGHAAEAELSNHHVVVAASSLELANASPVCQGHRVSPSSSGGSWAPLSHLHSPCSPAAGGRDSAPPPKTLSATLQWDEHRAGHIQRKLSGNAAPMDDAGEETPQSTQVTSSPAANVNVGKSSTDSAFEQGIVPAATGPGGQKKLPGVAQSMVVDTASDVPWVQCAPCPQPQCYAQSDVLYDPTKSILSAPFPCSSPQCRSLGRYANGCTGAGNTGTCQYRVLYPDGSGTSGTYVSDLLTLNADPKGAVSKFQFGCSHALLRPGSFNNKTAGFMALGRGAQSLSSQTKGTFSKGNVFSYCLPPTGSHKGFLSLGVPQHAASRYAVTPMLKSKMAPMIYMVRLIGIDVAGQRLPVPPAVFAANAAMDSRTIITRLPPTAYMALRAAFRAQMRAYRAVAPKGQLDTCYDFTGVPMVRLPKVTLVFDRNAAVELDPSGVMLDSCLAFAPNANDFMPGIIGNVQQQTLEVLYNVDGASVGFRRAAC, from the exons ATGGCTCCCCTTGTGCCTTTAGTTCTGCTGCTTCTCTTCTCTCACTCCTCTACTGCTACATCTTCATCTGTCGACATTGGCCATGCAGCAGAAGCAGAGCTCAGCAACCACCACGTAGTCGTGGCAGCTAGTTCGCTCGAGCTTGCAAATGCAAGCCCCGTCTGCCAAGGCCACAGGG TGAGTccatcaagcagcggcggcagctggGCGCCGCTGAGCCATCTCCACAGCCCGTGCTCCCCGGCTGCAGGCGGCCGGGAcagtgcgccgccgccgaaaaCCTTATCCGCCACGCTCCAGTGGGACGAGCACCGCGCGGGGCACATCCAGAGGAAGCTCTCGGGCAACGCCGCCCCCATGGACGACGCCGGGGAAGAAACCCCCCAGTCCACCCAGGTCACCAGCAGCCCCGCCGCGAACGTCAACGTCGGCAAGTCTTCCACCGACAGCGCCTTCGAGCAAGGCATCGTTCCGGCGGCGACCGGCCCCGGCGGACAGAAGAAGCTCCCAGGAGTGGCCCAATCCATGGTGGTCGACACGGCGAGCGACGTGCCATGGGTGCAGTGCGCGCCATGCCCGCAGCCCCAATGCTACGCCCAATCGGACGTCCTCTACGACCCAACCAAGTCCATCTTGTCCGCGCCTTTCCCTTGCAGCTCGCCACAGTGCAGGAGCCTCGGCCGCTACGCTAATGGCTGCACGGGCGCCGGGAACACGGGGACTTGCCAGTACAGGGTCTTGTACCCCGACGGCTCCGGCACTTCCGGCACCTATGTCTCTGACTTGCTCACGCTGAATGCCGACCCCAAGGGCGCCGTGAGCAAGTTCCAGTTTGGGTGTAGCCACGCGTTGTTGCGGCCGGGGAGCTTCAACAACAAGACCGCCGGGTTCATGGCGCTCGGCCGCGGCGCGCAGTCGCTGTCGTCGCAGACCAAGGGGACTTTCAGCAAGGGGAATGTCTTCTCCTACTGCCTTCCTCCCACTGGCAGCCACAAAGGGTTCCTCTCCCTCGGCGTGCCCCAGCACGCCGCCTCCAG GTATGCCGTGACGCCGATGCTGAAGAGCAAGATGGCGCCGATGATCTACATGGTGCGGCTGATCGGCATCGACGTGGCCGGGCAGCGGCTGCCGGTGCCGCCGGCGGTCTTCGCGGCGAACGCGGCCATGGACTCACGCACCATCATCACCCGCCTCCCGCCCACGGCCTACATGGCGCTGCGGGCCGCGTTCAGGGCCCAGATGAGGGCGTACCGGGCCGTGGCGCCCAAGGGCCAGCTCGACACCTGCTACGACTTCACCGGCGTGCCCATGGTCAGGCTGCCCAAGGTCACGCTGGTGTTCGACCGCAACGCCGCCGTGGAGCTCGACCCGTCCGGGGTCATGCTCGACAGCTGCCTTGCTTTCGCCCCCAATGCCAACGACTTCATGCCAGGGATCATCGGCAACGTCCAGCAGCAGACGCTCGAGGTGCTCTACAACGTCGACGGCGCCTCCGTGGGGTTCCGCCGCGCCGCGTGCTGA
- the LOC106865680 gene encoding 60S ribosomal protein L7-1-like yields MDGFEVLDVMRRQEWPEEFIRKFRDTELDFLRMRTRLKACRLSPAESHDDAQLLFAICSSGTKELHPRIKKILARLRLTQMVTGVFLKTAEVNLKMLASVVPFVTYR; encoded by the exons ATGGACGGCTTTGAGGTTctagatgttatgcgacgtcag GAGTggcccgaggagttcatcagGAAGTTCCGCGACACGGAGCTCGACTTCCTGCGGATGCGCACCCGCCTCAAGGCCTGCAGGCTCAGTCCCGCTGAGAGCCACGACGATGCCCAACTCCTCTTCGCCATCTGCAGCTCCGG CACTAAAGAATTGCACCCGCGCATCAAGAAGATTTTGGCAAGGCTACGGCTGACCCAGATGGTGACCGGCGTGTTCCTCAAGACCGCCGAGGTGAATTTGAAGATGCTTGCTTCTGTTGTACCCTTTGTGACATATAGGTAA
- the LOC100842402 gene encoding rosmarinate synthase produces MPPNHFSLQIASRTLIQASAPPPGFPSIHAVSNLDLVLGPFPIYLICLYPPAPSGLPAVLSAVRAALPGFLSAFFPFAGRVVRDPDTNVPLVACSNAGAELVVADAATPLADLDFAEIDASLGLIQIPFDGSLPLSLQLVRFACGGFALTVATNHLLADGRAFVLLLNCFAEMVRTGGGGGLSGGPPRLDRCLLSPRSPPRYSPSLDAEFARFTPATMINPLLTLAIRRRLYRIDAADLAALQNAASASAGGRRTSRFVALCAHVWKLLARAVGESDPSCRMAWIVDGRKCVGGVGEEEGGALDRYVGNVVTYTSQEASVGELLATPLHEVAATVRGAIAGVMRKERFQELVDWVEEKKAAYKDGGKWTEAVNLGLGSPTLVISGLLPFAIDGDLGGGLGKPRLVLPWVRHGRLGSAAVTVVPCPGGDGSWFVGGTRLWPRLVEVIEAGPESLLKPVTAASLGFAGAHGSRL; encoded by the coding sequence ATGCCGCCGAACCACTTCTCCCTGCAGATCGCCTCCCGGACTCTAATccaggcctcggccccgccgccgggcTTCCCGTCCATCCACGCCGTCTCCAACCTCGACCTCGTCCTCGGCCCCTTCCCTATCTACCTCATCTGCCTCTACCCACCCGCGCCGTCGGGCCTCCCCGCCGTGCTCTCCGCCGTCCGCGCGGCcctcccgggcttcctctccgccttcttccccttcgccGGCCGCGTCGTGCGCGACCCGGACACCAATGTCCCCCTTGTCGCCTGTTCCAACGCCGGCGCTGAgctcgtcgtcgccgacgccgcgaCCCCCCTCGCGGACCTCGACTTCGCCGAAATTGATGCGTCGCTTGGACTCATCCAGATCCCCTTCGATGGGAGCCTCCCCTTGTCGCTGCAGCTCGTCCGCTTTGCCTGCGGCGGGTTCGCGCTGACGGTTGCGACGAACCACCTCCTCGCCGATGGCAGGGCGTTTGTTCTGCTCCTCAATTGCTTCGCGGAGATGGTccgcacgggcggcggcggcgggctctcCGGCGGCCCGCCCCGGCTCGACCGGTGTTTGTTGAGCCCGCGGTCACCGCCGCGGTACAGCCCGTCGTTGGACGCCGAGTTCGCGAGGTTCACGCCGGCCACCATGATCAATCCCCTCCTGACCTTGGctatccgccgccgcctgtaccgcatcgacgccgccgacctcgccgcgcTCCAGAACGccgcatcggcatcggcaggCGGCCGCCGGACCTCGCGCTTCGTGGCGCTGTGCGCGCACGTGTGGAAGCTCCTGGCGCGCGCCGTGGGAGAGTCCGACCCCAGCTGCCGCATGGCGTGGATCGTGGACGGCCGGAAGTGCGTCGGCGGCGTtggcgaggaagaaggcggcgcCCTGGACCGGTACGTGGGGAACGTGGTGACGTACACCTCCCAGGAGGCGAGCGTGGGGGAGCTGCTCGCCACGCCGCTGCACGAGGTGGCGGCCACGGTGCGCGGGGCCATTGCCGGGGTGATGAGGAAGGAGAGGTTCCAGGAGCTGGTGGACTgggtggaggagaagaaggcggcgtaCAAGGACGGCGGGAAGTGGACGGAGGCGGTGaacctcggcctcgggagccCCACGCTTGTGATCTCTGGCCTGCTGCCCTTCGCCATCGACGGGGACCTCGGCGGCGGGCTGGGGAAGCCGAGGCTGGTGCTGCCGTGGGTGCGGCACGGCCGgctggggtcggcggcggtcACGGTGGTGCCGTGCCCGGGCGGGGACGGGTCGTGGTTCGTCGGCGGTACCAGGCTGTGGCCACGGCTGGTGGAGGTGATCGAAGCCGGCCCCGAGAGCTTGCTCAAGccggtgacggcggcgagccTGGGGTTCGCCGGCGCGCACGGTTCTCGTCTGTGA
- the LOC100842708 gene encoding uncharacterized protein LOC100842708, translating to MALGLREGGVGSSELEDARASSSSCYGVSASFAYDGGPPTPIQMDRHPVVLGPLEGQDDGRIPASVFERDVSEPGKDWSMMSTESVFGLQVAPSCDFTGYFLAHPELMDIATPPRDSSSVVVDDDATAAVSRTASIAVPPPFESIPEHGSRATTPHGNTTMQSYSFAFPNLIEDKSYSTKVHEQTPSPATAKAPSMREAAEAPPEEEETSNKPEPELAKEEAKGGWLSWMPCCS from the exons ATGGCGTTGGGTCTCcgggaaggcggcgtcggcagcAGCGAGCTCGAGGACGCcagggcgtcgtcgtcgtcgtgctACGGCGTGTCGGCGTCCTTCGCCTACGACGGcgggccgccgacgccgataCAGATGGACCGGCACCCCGTGGTGCTGGGACCCTTGGAGGGCCAGGACGACGGCCGGATCCCGGCGTCGGTGTTCGAGCGGGACGTGTCGGAGCCCGGCAAGGACTGGAGCATGATGTCCACCGAGTCCGTCTTCGGGCTGCAGGTGGCGCCCTCCTGCGACTTCACCGGCTACTTCCTCGCCCACCCGGAGCTCATGGACATCGCCACGCCGCCCCGCGACAGCAgctccgtcgtcgtcgacgacgatgCCACAGCCGCCGTCTCGCGCACCGCCTCCatcgccgtgccgccgccttTCGAGAGCATCCCGGAGCACGGCAGCAGGGCCACCACGCCGCACGGCAACACCACCATGCAGAGCTACTCCTTCGCCTTCCCAAA TTTGATAGAGGATAAGAGTTACAGTACCAAGGTTCACGAGCAGACACCATCACCGGCGACAGCGAAAGCACCGTCAatgagggaggcggcggaagcgccaccggaggaggaggagacaagcaacaagccggagccggagctggcgaaagaagaagcaaagggCGGTTGGCTCTCATGGATGCCCTGCTGCTCTTGA
- the LOC100846437 gene encoding uncharacterized protein LOC100846437, with amino-acid sequence MDHAPRHGGSPSSAAAPPPSPRYSLPPIRLPLEDILFCVDVDAEALSEMKAAPAPAASPGPPGATGAAAPAAAALTMGPRPAVKRMDAVKQALMLFVHSKLTMCPDHRFAFATLRDTVSLVKKEFSSDSAPAIEIIQSLAATETRYAMADLTQLFKIAYEEGKRAELQGRLLRVVLIYCRSSTKPHHQWPIKQKNFTMDIVYLHDKPTADNCPQRVYDVLVDALEHVSQYEGYILETGQGLARVLFRQTCILLSHPLQRCMQDDLDIPKQVVKKTLVAEAVQNEDSVPVSSQ; translated from the exons ATGGACCACGCCCCGCGCCACGGCGGCtcgccgtcctccgccgcagcgccgccgccctcgccgcggtACTCGCTGCCGCCGATCCGCCTCCCCCTGGAGGACATACTCTTCTGCGTCGACGTCGACGCCGAGGCGCTGTCCGAGATGAaggccgcccccgcccccgccgccagccccgGGCCCCCCGGCGCTactggtgctgctgctcctgctgctgcggcgctGACGATGGggccgcggccggcggtgaAGCGGATGGACGCCGTCAAGCAGGCGCTCATGCTCTTCGTCCACAGCAAGCTCACCATGTGCCCCGACCACCGCTTCGCCTTCGCGACCCTCCGCGACACCGTGTCCTTG GTGAAGAAAGAATTCAGCAGTGATTCTGCTCCTGCAATTGAGATAATCCAATCCCTGGCTGCTACTGAAACGAGATATGCAATGGCTGATCTCACCCAGCTCTTCAAGATAGCGTAtgaggaagggaaaagagcAGAACTGCAAGGCCGGCTACTTAGAGTG GTACTCATCTACTGCCGGTCCTCAACCAAGCCTCATCATCAGTGGCCCATAAAGCAAAAGAACTTCACCATGGACATAGTCTATCTCCATGACAAGCCTACTGCTGATAACTGTCCACAAAGGGTATATGATGTGCTGGTTGATGCCCTTGAGCATGTCAGCCAGTATGAGGGCTACATTCTTGAGACTGGGCAAGGGCTTGCTCGGGTCCTGTTCCGTCAGACGTGCATTCTTCTATCGCATCCCTTGCAACGCTGCATGCAAGATGACCTTGATATCCCCAAGCAAGTTGTTAAGAAAACCCTGGTTGCTGAAGCTGTGCAGAATGAGGATAGTGTGCCGGTCTCCAGCCAGTAG
- the LOC100843317 gene encoding uncharacterized protein LOC100843317, giving the protein MARWSPPPRRDGEHFSLGHDAVSLYFFVACVAATVALTSSMCSACGRKPKAVSQEPDDAAKASVHDETPGGGGDDDAHEDEEVVTLSPELATHGPIQPKPLPVSASRRKLSISMSLSKAQSKAQSIVNIPDKMRLSKRERRDKDAGGGEDGALWKKAIILGEKCRIPGERGDGEASGSSAGDGDPSDSADDEMAAGTFRRSSYSRPVSRSNSFAVQQRTVAEAPAVLQPPPYS; this is encoded by the coding sequence ATGGCaaggtggtcgccgccgccgcggcgggacGGCGAGCACTTCTCCCTGGGCCACGACGCCGTCTCGCTGTACTTCTTCGTGGCGTGCGTCGCAGCCACCGTGGCGCTCACCTCGTCCATGTGCTCTGCCTGCGGCCGCAAGCCCAAGGCGGTCAGCCAAGAGCCTGACGACGCAGCAAAGGCCTCCGTCCATGATGAGAccccaggcggcggcggcgacgacgacgcacATGAGGATGAGGAGGTGGTGACCCTATCGCCGGAGCTGGCGACGCACGGGCCCATCCAACCGAAGCCGCTGCCGGtgtcggcgtcgcggcggaAGCTGTCCATCTCCATGAGCCTAAGCAAAGCACAAAGCAAAGCGCAGAGCATCGTCAATATCCCGGACAAGATGCGGCTGAGCAAGCGGGAGCGCAGGGACaaggacgccggcggcggcgaggatggcgCACTATGGAAGAAGGCCATCATCCTCGGCGAGAAGTGCCGGATCCCCGGCGAGAGGGGCGATGGGGAGGCCTCTGGCAGCAGCGCTGGCGACGGTGACCCCTCAGATTCCGCCGACGACGAGATGGCCGCCGGCACCTTCCGCCGCTCCAGCTACTCCCGCCCGGTCTCGCGCTCCAACTCCTTCGCCGTCCAACAGCGTACCGTCGCCGAGGCCCCTGCCGTCTTGCAACCGCCCCCCTATTCTTGA
- the LOC100845828 gene encoding uncharacterized protein LOC100845828: MARGSAVAVVALAVAAVLLVLHADGAAAAGPKKPATAARREDVPYIRCQVCERIAREISAQVARKQQALSPSKKVPEIEIIEIAENVCNLKKQEADWMLRIDIVEKGDRLELVDQDEEGHCNSECKTIERACQEVMGYADTDVAEFVYTNKPSLDQLVKFVCKDITKACAVDPPSVPKDRVPGEPFAAKPSKDAEMEKIMRSMGDIPGAPSMKMYSRDDLMQNNFGAGGDDDEDDDEDDEDNFPKNLGKALKDKPPQKNDIKEQVVKQIKDTGKKLKGHVSKVSKVVKKWWQAKKPTKSGKSEL, encoded by the exons ATGGCGAGAGGAAGCGCCGTGGCGGTGGTGGCCCTGGCCGTAGCGgccgtcctcctcgtcctccacgcggatggggcggcggcggcggggccgaaGAAGCCGGCGACGGCCGCGAGGCGGGAGGACGTGCCGTACATCCGGTGCCAGGTCTGCGAGCGGATCGCCAGGGAGATCTCCGCGCAGGTCGCCCGCAAGCAGCAGGCGCTATCGCCCTCCAAGAAG GTGCCGGAGATCGAGATCATCGAGATCGCGGAGAATGTGTGCAACCTGAAGAAGCAGGAGGCGGACTGGATGCTCCGGATCGACATCGTCGAGAAAGGCGACAGGCTCGAG CTTGTTGACCAAGATGAGGAAGGGCATTGTAATTCTGAATGCAAGACCATTGAGCGTGCTTGCCAGGAG GTTATGGGGTATGCTGATACTGATGTTGCTGAGTTTGTTTACACAAACAAGCCTTCACTTGATCAGCTGGTGAAATTTGTGTGCAAAGATATTACCAAAGCATGTGCTGTGGATCCACCATCAGTTCCAAAA GATCGGGTACCTGGAGAACCCTTCGCTGCGAAGCCATCAAAAGATGCCGAGATGGAGAAGATAATGAGATCAATGGGG GATATTCCGGGAGCCCCAAGCATGAAGATGTACTCTAGAGACGATCTAATGCAGAACAACTTTGGTGCTGgaggtgatgatgatgaagatgatgacgaAGACGATGAAGATAACTTTCCCAAGAACCTG GGAAAAGCTCTAAAAGATAAGCCTCCACAAAAGAATGATATTAAAGAACAGGTTGTGAAACAGATCAAAGATACAGGCAAAAAATTGAAAGGTCATGTGAGCAAGGTGTCGAAAGTGGTTAAAAAATGGTGGCAAGCCAAGAAGCCCACGAAATCTGGCAAATCGGAGCTATGA
- the LOC100846743 gene encoding histone H3.2, producing MARTKQTARKSTGGKAPRKQLATKAARKSAPATGGVKKPHRFRPGTVALREIRKYQKSTELLIRKLPFQRLVREIAQDFKTDLRFQSSAVSALQEAAEAYLVGLFEDTNLCAIHAKRVTIMPKDIQLARRIRGERA from the coding sequence aTGGCTCGCACGAAGCAGACGGCGCGCAAGTCCACCGGCGGCAAGGCCCCACGGAAGCAGCTGGCGACGAAGGCAGCCCGGAAATCGGCGCCCGCCACCGGCGGCGTGAAGAAGCCCCACCGTTTCCGCCCGGGCACCGTCGCGCTGCGCGAGATCCGCAAGTACCAGAAGAGCACGGAGCTGCTCATCCGCAAGCTCCCCTTCCAGCGGCTCGTCAGGGAGATCGCGCAGGACTTCAAGACGGACCTCCGGTTCCAGTCCTCCGCCGTGTCGGCCCTGCAGGAGGCCGCCGAGGCGTATCTGGTTGGGCTCTTCGAGGACACCAACCTCTGCGCAATTCATGCCAAGAGGGTTACCATCATGCCCAAGGATATCCAGCTTGCTCGCCGCATCCGTGGGGAGAGGGCGTAA